CAGAAAAATTAATAAGGCTTTGATAAAAAGCAGCATGGATTACGTTGAAATTTGAGGCTCATTATTGGCTAATCCTTTTTGAATTGGATGTGTATCAAGTTCCAGACAAGCTTCACTCAGTTCGCTAGTGTGCCTTGAGAGGAGGCATTTAATTCAAGCTTAGATGATGTGGTAAAGCCTACAGTGACATTCACAATACCACCGCAGCAGACTAATTATGGACTGCTGTTATTGCTGCAGGTGTTGAAAAGGTCTTTTGCGAGATTACAatacacaccaaaaacaaagaaacaaacaaaaaaacatgaatacactCAGAGTTTTATGAGGAGGGATGTGAAAAGCCAACTAAGTTTTTGGAGAATGTGTGCAGCATTTATCTATGATGACAACAGTAATCTGAGTAGAtaggcaagaaaaaaatgtttctttcacaaAGAACACTGAGTCACAATTAATGTTGTGTCGTTACATTTTACCAGTGATCTAACCTGGGTGCCGAATAGACAAAGTAAGGCAAGGCAATCACTCACCCACTTGcattttgttaaatgtgaattaaataGATATTAATGACAAAACATCAGTCTATAATTACGGTATGCATGTGATTGTTGGGTCCATAATCAACTCCTTTACTTAGCAGTCGTTCAAGttactttttcctctttttttcttttttttaagtttgagAAACAGTGGAACTTGCAGATGCAGTATGACTCCTGTactctttttctgctgcttcacagtAACTTAGAGTGAGTCTCTAATCTAGACTGGCACTTTAGCACTGTGGAACAGGGCAGTTATAGGCAGTACTTATAGACCAGTAAAAGTGCTCTTTTACCTGCTGTCTGGTGTGCATGGGTCCCTTCGTCTTGAACCCTCCTTGGGAACTGCACTCTGAGGCACTGAAGTGGTCGGAGCTCGTGGAGGACCTCTTGGAAAGGGTGTCACATCCCCCAACAAATGTGTTATCCAATGGGAGCTCCTGAATCACGTGATGCTTCTTCACTGAGACCGGCGTGTCGGCCTTGAGGTGAAAGGCCGATTGCGGCGAAGCAGACTTGTAGTGCCGGGCCAGGTCTGGGCTGCTGGGTTTGAAGGTTGTGGTAGGTGTGGCATTCCAATCAAAGCGTCCAATCCCTTGCTCCTCCAGTTCGGTGGGTAGGCTGATGGTTCCGTTGATTGGCTCGTGGGCAGGGTCGTCAGGTTTGTTCCCCTCAATGGTGACAAAATTGAGCAAGGAGCTTTTGggggattttcttttcttgcgctttttcttcttgttctgtttgttctctgtgttggGCGACATCCACTCAGCCccctgttttttcctctgtgcagCTTTGAACCTGGAAGCATGGCGGCAACGTAGCAGCACAGTGACAAAGATGACAATAATCACCACTAAGGCGCCAGTAACAAAGGCTATCATTATGGTTAAATAATCGCCACTTTGATATGTTTCACTGCTTTCACCGATGTTTCGGTCAATTGGGGTCTCCATGGTGCGTCGAATAAGGTCATAGATGAGTGTCGAGTTGCCTACAGTGTCATTGACATACAGAAATACCAAAACCAGAGTATGAAGAGATTTGGGATATCCCAAGTCACTGATATTGACCACTAATCTGTGTAAGCCTATGTCAGTCACTGCTGGTTTTTCCTCCAGAGTAATATTCCCTGTGACAGGGTCGATCCTGAACAGACCTTTGTTGTTCCCACTCACAATGGTGTATTTCAGTTCTGCATTCATTCCTGTATCACCATCTACTGCAAACACCTCTGCCACCACAGATCCGGGGATAGAGGAGAGAGGGACAAGCTTGAAAGACGTGTTGGAGGGAGGGTAAATGACGATGGGGGTGTTGTCGTTCACATCAATGACATTGATGGTCACCTTGGCAGCTGAGGAGCAAGGAGGCCTGCCACTGTCCACAGCCCTGACATCAAACGTGTAGGAGCTCTGTTGCTCCCTATCGAATGACACATTAGATTTTATCACCCCAGAGTAAGGATCCAGTATGAAGTTTTCATTGTCATTCAGTATGGAGagtgaaacagcagcattttctCCGGCATCTGAATCTGTCACAGTTATTACCCCAACGGTGCTGTATTTAGGAAGATTCTCCGACACAAAGAACTGAAAGTGGTTATGTGTGAACTTTGGgttattatcattttcatcCAGTACAGTTACGATAACTGCCGCCTGCGTTTGCAGAGGGGGTGTCCCATTATCTCTTGCTGTTACAGTGAAGAGAAACCTATCCTGATCCTCTCGGTCAAAAACCCTGGATGCCGTCAGGACCCCCGTTTTACGGTCGAGATCGAAGAACGACGCGTTTGGTCCCAGCTGATAAACAATCTCTGCATTTTTCCCACTGTCTTCATCAGTGGCACTCAGAGTAGTGAGGAAGAGGTCGCGTTTGTTATTTTCCATGACAGCCAGCTCAATAACTGGCTGAGTAAAAATTGGCGGGTTGTCATTTTCATCCTCCAGCCTCACTCTCACCAAGGCAGTCTGATTCAAGCTTGGTTTACCAGAGTCAGAAGCTACAATTTTAAAGTTGTATTCCTTGGTCCCTTCATAGTCAAGAAGCGCAGATGTCTCTAACAGATATTGGTTGTCATACACGGCTTTGAGATGGAAGGGCACATCCTTCTCGATGAAACAAATGACCTTGCCGTTGATGTCAGTGTCTTTGTCTGACACGGTGATGAGAGCTATCTTGGTATTGATGGGATCCTTCTCCGAGAGGAAAACAGTGCCATTAATGGGACTGATTATGTATCTCAGGTCTATATTAGGTGGATTGTCATTAACATCAGTCACATTTATGGTAACAGTAGCTCTGGCAGGACTAGAGCTGCCATCACTAGCTAGAAC
The Scatophagus argus isolate fScaArg1 chromosome 1, fScaArg1.pri, whole genome shotgun sequence DNA segment above includes these coding regions:
- the LOC124060261 gene encoding protocadherin-9, which translates into the protein MDLKDYYLLAALVACLWIDPSIAQELIYPIREELQENVLIGNIPKDLNISHTNAATGASANLVYRLVSKAGDNPLVRVLSSTGEIFTTSNRIDREKLCPGPSFEDSECSFEIEVVVLPNDYFRLIKIKIIVKDTNDNAPMFPSPVINISIPENTLINSRFAIPSATDPDTGPNSVHKYELINGQSAFGLDIVETPEGEKWPQLIVQQNLDREQKDTYVMKIKVEDGGSPQKSSTAILQVTVTDVNDNRPVFKEGQIEVHIPENSPIGTSVVQLQATDADIGANAEIRYVFGTQVSPATKRLFALNTTSGLITVQRPLDREETAIHKLSVLASDGSSSPARATVTINVTDVNDNPPNIDLRYIISPINGTVFLSEKDPINTKIALITVSDKDTDINGKVICFIEKDVPFHLKAVYDNQYLLETSALLDYEGTKEYNFKIVASDSGKPSLNQTALVRVRLEDENDNPPIFTQPVIELAVMENNKRDLFLTTLSATDEDSGKNAEIVYQLGPNASFFDLDRKTGVLTASRVFDREDQDRFLFTVTARDNGTPPLQTQAAVIVTVLDENDNNPKFTHNHFQFFVSENLPKYSTVGVITVTDSDAGENAAVSLSILNDNENFILDPYSGVIKSNVSFDREQQSSYTFDVRAVDSGRPPCSSAAKVTINVIDVNDNTPIVIYPPSNTSFKLVPLSSIPGSVVAEVFAVDGDTGMNAELKYTIVSGNNKGLFRIDPVTGNITLEEKPAVTDIGLHRLVVNISDLGYPKSLHTLVLVFLYVNDTVGNSTLIYDLIRRTMETPIDRNIGESSETYQSGDYLTIMIAFVTGALVVIIVIFVTVLLRCRHASRFKAAQRKKQGAEWMSPNTENKQNKKKKRKKRKSPKSSLLNFVTIEGNKPDDPAHEPINGTISLPTELEEQGIGRFDWNATPTTTFKPSSPDLARHYKSASPQSAFHLKADTPVSVKKHHVIQELPLDNTFVGGCDTLSKRSSTSSDHFSASECSSQGGFKTKGPMHTRQQGTLTRARTELNPEYLDLRPRAELNPEYWTPCTPLSQRRVTFHLPDGSQESCSDSGLGDHEPVGSGSLLTQPLPLVQAQDDFYEQASPDKRTEADGNSDPNSDGPLGPRGLVEATEMCTQECLVLGHSDNCWMPPNMGTYQQPKSPVSSFGSQREWGPKDKLLNGHTLTRTWKNESGRSEHYGDRKQFGSGEGHFTSSGMADIPLMSLKSCQPASCPDSPKDQQL